A region of the Jatrophihabitans sp. genome:
GAAACTGACGCTGATCGCCGTCAGGGCCGAGATCCGGCCGGCGCGGCGCAGCACCGGCCGGCCGGTCAACCCGGCGCCTGCGCCCAACAGGGATGAGCCGGCCGCCAGCCCGCCGAGGAACAGGTAGGCCGGGATGTCGGCCTCCCACGGCGAGGCCTTGACCACCGGCCGGCCGTAGTAGGAGGTGAAGGTGGCATCGGGCACCATCTGGTGCTCGTCGCGCCGACGCCGCCCGCCCCGGCGCCGCTGACGCCCCGAGTCAAGCGCCCCGGCCGTGGACTGCACCGGCTGGTCGGCGCGCCCCTCGGCGCGCAGCTCGGCCTGGTGCTCGCTCACCCGCGGCCGCCGAGGAACGCCGCCGCCGCGCCCGCGAGCAGTGACGCCGCGGCCAGCGCGGCGTGGCGCCACATCTGCGCCAGGTCCCGGGTCGGCACCACCGGGTCCGGCGGCAGCCCGTAGACCTCCGGCTCGTCCAGCAGCAAGAAGAACGCCCCGGCCCCGCCGACCCCGTCGTCCGGGCTCTGGCCGTACAGCCGGGCCGAGTCCACGCCCTGCTCGCGCAACGTGCTCAGCCGGGCCGCGGCCCGCTCGCGCAACTCGTCCAGATCGCCGTACTGGATCGACTCGGTCGGGCAGGCCTGCGCGCAGGCCGGGGTGTTGCCGGCCCCGATCCGGTCGTAGCAGAGCGTGCACTTCTGCGCGATGCCGACGTTCTTCTGCCCCTGCTCGCCGATCCTGCGGTCGATCACCCCGAACGGGCAGGCCGGCACGCAATAACCGCAGCCGTTGCAGATGTCCTCCTGCACCACCACCGTGCCGAACTCGGTGCGAAACAGCGAACCGGTCGGGCAGACGTCCAGGCAGCCTGCGTGGGTGCAGTGCTTGCACACGTCCGAGGACATCAGCCACCGGAAGTCGACCGCCGAGTCCGGGCTCATCGCCTCGCCCGGACGCACGGTGCTCGGCATGCCGAGGCTGACGGTGTTGCCGGTGTTGCCGGCCGGCTTGGCCGGCTGCTCGATGAAGGCCACATGCCGCCAGGTGGAGGCGCTCAGCGAGCCGGTGTTGTCATAGGAGGAACCCAGCAGGTTGAACCCATCGTCGGGAACGTCGTTCCATTCCTTGCAGGCGACCTCGCAGGCCTTGCAGCCGATGCACACCGAGGTGTCGGTGAAGAAACCCTTGCGCGGCTGGGCGTCCTGCCAGCCTGCGTCGGCGGCGGGGTCATCGAGCGGTCCGGACAGGCTGGGCATCAGTCCTCCTGCGGTGGGGCTGGCGTCGGTCCGGTCGCGTCGAGCGGGCCCGCCGCTGACGGAGCGGACTCCATCGGATCGACCGGTGTCCGCTTGGTGTTGCCGGTCTCGACGGTGATACCGGCCCGACGGCGGTAGTCGGCGACGAAGCGCAGCAGCGCCGGCCCGGTCGGCCGCCGGCCGGGCCGGATGTCGCAGCTGGCGACCTTGGTCTCCTGGATGTGCACGTTCGGGTCCAGCGTCACCCCGAACAGGTCGTTGGCCGAGTCGCCGCTGACCAGCGCCGAACCGCCCACCCCCCAATGGTAGGGCAGGCCGATCTGGTGGAACTGCTTGCCGTCGATCAGCAGCGGCGTCACCCGTTCGGTGACCAGCACCCGGGCCTCGATGGCGGTGCGGGCGGTGACGATGGTGGCCCAGCCAAGGTGGGCCAGCCCGCGCTCGCGCGCCAACTGCGGCGACACCTCGCAGAAGAACTCCGGCTGCAGCTCGGAAAGGTAGGGCAGCCACCGGCTCATGCCACCGGCGGTGTGATGCTCGGTGAGCCGGTATGTGGTGAACAGATAAGGGAAAACGTCGGCGTGCGGCTCAGGCGGCGAGGGGTTCTGCAGGTTGTCCGGACGAGGGAAGACCTGCCGGGTCGGATTGGCCTGCTGCCGGTACATCGGGTTGCGCACCGGCGACTCGGCGGGCTCGTAATGGGCCGGCAGCGGGCCGTCCAGGATGCCCTCCGGCGCGTACAACCAGGCTTTGCCGTCGGACTGCATGATGAAGGCGTCGTCACCGGCCAGCCCCGCGACGCCGGCAGTGCCGGGCTCGGGACGGTAGGACGGCGGCCGGTCGGCGGGAAAGTCCGGCACGTCGTGGCCGGTCCAGCGCTGCTGCTCCGAATCCCACCAGACGTAGGCCTTGCGCTCGCTCCACGGCTTGCCGTCGGGGTCAGCGGCTGCCCGGTTGTACAGGGTGCGCCGGTTGGCCGGCCACGCCCAGCCCCATTCCGGCGCCACCCAGGACTGCTCCTGGCCCGGCTTGCGGCGGGCGGCCTGGTTGACGCCGTCGGCGTAGACCCCGCAATAGATCCAGCAGCCGCCCGAGGTGGAGCCGTCCGGCTTCATCTCGGTGAACAGCTTCAGCGGCTGGCCGACCTTCTCACCGCTGAGGTGAACTCCGTTGATCTCACGCAGCACCGCGTCGGCCGACGGGTCGCCCTCGGCGTCGACCGGGTAGTCCCAGGTCAGGTCGAGGATCGGGCGGTCCCGCTGCTCGGTCGAGCCGGCCAGCCGCTGGCGGATCTTGCGGCCGAGGTGGAAGAAGAAGTGCAGCTCGCTGCGGCAGTCTCCGGGCGGCGCGACGGCCTTGTGGTGCCACTGCAGCATCCGCTGTGTCTGGGTGAAGGTGCCGTCCTTCTCCACGTGCGAGGCAGCCGGGAAGAAGAACACCTCGGTCTGGATGTCCTCGGTCCGCAGCTCGCCGGTCTCGATCTCGGGGCCGTCCTTCCAGAACGTCGCCGACTCGATCATGTTGAGGTCGCGCACGACCAGCCACTTCAGGTGCGCCATGCCCAGGCGCTGCATCTTGCCGTGCGCCGAGCCGACCGCCGGGTTCTGGCCGAGCAAGAAATAGCCCTCGACCTTGTCCTCGAGCATGTCCATCACGGTCTGGTAGGTGCCATGGTCGCCGGTCAGTTTGGGCAGATAATGGAAGGCGAACTCGTTGTCAGCAGTCGCCGCGTCTCCCCAGTAGGACTTGAGCAGGCTGACCGTGTAGGACTCGGCCTCGGCCCAGAACCCCTTCTGCTCGGTGCTGCGGATGGTGTCGAGGTAGGAAGCCAGGTCATCGTGCTCGCCGGCCTTGGGCATCGGCAGGTAGCCGGGCAGCAGGTTGTACAGCGTCGGGATGTCAGTCGAGCCCTGGATGCTGGCGTGCCCGCGCAGCGCCATGATGCCACCGCCCGGGCGGCCCATGTTCCCCAGCAGCAGCTGGATGATCGCCGCGCCGCGGATGTACTGGACGCCGACCGTGTGATGGGTCCAGCCCACCGAGTACACCCAGGCGGTGGTGCGCTCGCGGTTGCTGTTGTCGGTGACCGCCTGGCAGACCTTGAGGAAGTCCTCGGGCGCGACCCCGCAGACCTGCTCGACCAGCTCGGGGGTGTAACGGGCGTAGTGCCGCTTGAGCACCTGGAACACGCACCGCGGATGCTGGAGCGTCTCGTCGCGCTCGACCTCGGCGTGCTCTAGCTTCGCGCCGTGGCCGCCCATCTCGTGGCCGCCGCTTCGCTCGCCCTGCGAGGTCTCGCTCTCTTGACCGCTGCCGCCGCTGCCGGCGTCGTCGGCTCGGGAGTCCGGCTCGGTGCGCGATCCCGCGGCCGGGCTGTCGCCCTGACCCTGATAGGACCAGGTCGAGGTGTCATACATCCCGGTCTCTGGGTCGTAGCCGGAGAAGACGCCGTCGAGGTCGTCGACGTCGGCGAAGTCCTCGCGCAGCAGGGTGGCGGCGTTGGTGTAGGCCAGCACGTACTCATGGAAGTACTTCTCGTTCGACAGGATGTAGTTGACGATCGCGCCGAGGAACACGATGTCGCTGCCGGCCCGCAGCGGCACGTGCTGGTCGGCCAGCGCCGAGGTGCGGGTGAACCGCGGGTCGATGTGGATCACCTTGGCGCCACGGGCCTTGGCCGCCATCACCCACTGGAACCCGACCGGGTGGCACTCGGCCATGTTCGAGCCCTGGATGACGATGCAGTCAGAGTTCTGCAGGTCCTGCAGGAAGGAGGTGGCGCCGCCACGTCCGAACGAGGCCCCCAAACTGGGGACGGTGGCGCTGTGTCAAATACGGGCCTGGTTCTCGATCTGGATCGCGCCCAGGGCGGTGAACAGCTTCTTGATCAGGTAGTTCTCTTCGTTGTCCAGGGTCGCCCCGCCCAGCGAGGCGATCCCGAGCGTGCGGCGCAGCGGCCGGCCGTGGGAGTCGGCGTCCTGCCAGGTGCGGGCCCGGCTCTGGATCACCCGGTCGGCGATCATGTCCGTGGCCGTCTCCAGGTCCAGCGGCTCCCAGTCCAGGCCCCCCGGACGCCGGTACAGCATCGCGGTCTGTCGGCCGGGCGAGTTCACCAGTTGCTCGCTGGCCGAGCCCTTCGGGCACAGCCGACCCCGGCTGACCGGCGAGTCCGGATCGCCCTCGATGCCGATGACCTTCTCGTCCTTGACGTAAACCCGCTGGCCGCAGCCCACCGCGCAGTACGGGCAGACGCTCTTGACCATCCGGTCGGCGGTCTCGGTGCGGGCGGTCAGCTGGGCGGTGCGCTGGGACTGCACCGCCCGACCACGCCCGAGCGGGTCCGAGTCGCTGATCTGACGCAGAACCGGCCAGGACAGCAAGGTCTTTCGCAGGCTCACGAGTGATCCTTTCGCCCTCGAAACCCACCCTACCCAGGTGTCAAGACGGCCCGGGCCCGAACGGCGGTCGACACGCGCTCAGGAGCCGGACGCGGTTCGCAGCTTGTCCAGCAGCGGCTCGGCGACCTTGTCCAGGAACTCCTGCTGGTTCTCATCCCCCACCTGCACCAGGGCGATGTCGGTGTAGCCGGCCTCCCAGAACGGCCGCGCCGACTCGGCGAGCTCGTCGAGGTCCGGTCCGCAGGCGATCGAGGCGGCCACGTCCTCAGGCCGGACGAACTGGCTGGCGCCCTCGAAGCCGGCCGGGGTCGGCAGGTCGGCATTGACCGCCCAGCCGCCGACGGACCACCGGAACAACTCATGCGCCCGGGCGATCGCGGCGTCCTTGTCCGGCCCCCAGCAGATCGGAATCTGACCGATCTTGCGGCTGTCCGGCAGTCCCTCATCGCCGCGGGTCTGATCCCAGCCCCGGATCAGCTCCGGGTCGGGTTCGATACCGACCATGTGGTCGGCCAGCGGCGCGAACTCCGCGATCGAGCGGACTCCCGACACCGCGATGGCCAGTGGCACCCCGGCGTCGGGGCAGTCCCAGACCTTGGCCGAGTCCACTCGGAAATACTCCCCGACCCAGGTGGTCAGCTCGCCGGTGTGCAGGGCCCGGATGATCTGGATGGCCTCGGCCAGCATGTCCTGCCGGACCGCCGCGACCGGCCAGCCCTCGCCGACCACGTGCTCGTTGAGGTTCTCCCCCGACCCGAGTCCGAGGGTGAACCGGTTGTCCGACAGCAGCCCGAGGGTGGCGGCCTTCTGCGCGACCACCGCGGGGTGGTAACGCATCGTCGGGCAGGTCACGTAGGTCATCAGGTCGACCCGCTCGGTGGCGTGGGCCACCGCGCCGAGCACCGACCAGGCGTAGGGCGCGTGGCCCATCGACTCCAGCCAGGGAAAGTAGTGGTCGCTGGAGACCTCGAAGTCGAACCCCGCCCGCTCGGCGGCGACCGCGTAGCGCACCAGTTCCTTGGGACCGCTCTGCTCCGTCATCAGGGTGTAGCCGAAACGTGTCATGAGTCCACTACTACCGAGACGCCCCGGCGATGGCAACCAGAGCCAGGGCCTTGGAGCGCCTAAAGTGGCTACAATTGAGCACGTTATGTTCGCCACTTGGGGGATCCATGGATGTCGGAATCAAGGAACTGCGTGACAGCCTGAGCCGGCACCTTGCCGACGTCCGGGCCGGTGGCACGGTGACGATCACCGACCACGGCCGCGCCATCGCCCGAATCGTTCCCGTCGATCGACCGAGCCGGCTGGAGCAGCTGATCGCCGAAGGGCGGGTGACCAAGGCCGCCGGCCGAAAGCGCCCTTCTCCCGAACCGCTTCCAGCCACCGGCGCCGTCAGCGACCTGGTGACCGAGCAGCGACGGTGATCGGCTACCTCGACACGTCCGCCCTCGTTCCGCTACTCATCACCGAACCGAGCAGCGCCTCCTGCCGCAGGTTCTTCGACGACGCGGACACCGTGGTTTCCAGCCGCCTCGCCTACGTCGAGACAGCCGCGGCTCTGGCACAGGCCCGGCGGCTTGACCGCATCACGACGGCAACCCACCAAGCGGCCCTGCGGTCCTTGGAGGATCTGTGGGCCCAATTCGACATCGTCGAGGCCGACGAGGCCCTCATTGGTGATGCGGCTGAGCTCGCTCACCGACACGACCTCCGCGGCCACGACGCGGTCCACTGCGCGTCGGCCCGCCAACTTGACGACGCCGACCTTGTCGCCGCAGCAGGCGACCGGCAGCTTCTGCATGCTTGGTCGGCTCTCGGCCTCGCCACTTACGACACCACTCAGCGCTGAGCGAACGCGCTCATTCCGGCTGCGAGGACTCCCAGCCCGCTGATCAGGACGGCAGGCCGCCGATCAGGGACGGCAGGCCAGACCTAGGGCGGTCAGGCGCTGGCGGAGGTGCTGCCCGCGTGACCGGCGAAGCCGGTAGGCAGTTCAGCCACCGCGTCGGCGGGGTCCAGCGCCGCCGAGTGCCCGGGCACGCTCAGCACGTCGTCGCCGGACAGGCCGCGCTTGACGATGGCCAGGGCGATCGGCCCGAGCTCGTGGTGCTGCACCGCGGTGCCGACGAAGCCCACCGTCCGGCCGTCGCGCTCGACCGGGCTACCGGGCGTCGGCAGCTGCTCGGAGTCCCCGGACA
Encoded here:
- the fdh gene encoding formate dehydrogenase — its product is MSLRKTLLSWPVLRQISDSDPLGRGRAVQSQRTAQLTARTETADRMVKSVCPYCAVGCGQRVYVKDEKVIGIEGDPDSPVSRGRLCPKGSASEQLVNSPGRQTAMLYRRPGGLDWEPLDLETATDMIADRVIQSRARTWQDADSHGRPLRRTLGIASLGGATLDNEENYLIKKLFTALGAIQIENQARIUHSATVPSLGASFGRGGATSFLQDLQNSDCIVIQGSNMAECHPVGFQWVMAAKARGAKVIHIDPRFTRTSALADQHVPLRAGSDIVFLGAIVNYILSNEKYFHEYVLAYTNAATLLREDFADVDDLDGVFSGYDPETGMYDTSTWSYQGQGDSPAAGSRTEPDSRADDAGSGGSGQESETSQGERSGGHEMGGHGAKLEHAEVERDETLQHPRCVFQVLKRHYARYTPELVEQVCGVAPEDFLKVCQAVTDNSNRERTTAWVYSVGWTHHTVGVQYIRGAAIIQLLLGNMGRPGGGIMALRGHASIQGSTDIPTLYNLLPGYLPMPKAGEHDDLASYLDTIRSTEQKGFWAEAESYTVSLLKSYWGDAATADNEFAFHYLPKLTGDHGTYQTVMDMLEDKVEGYFLLGQNPAVGSAHGKMQRLGMAHLKWLVVRDLNMIESATFWKDGPEIETGELRTEDIQTEVFFFPAASHVEKDGTFTQTQRMLQWHHKAVAPPGDCRSELHFFFHLGRKIRQRLAGSTEQRDRPILDLTWDYPVDAEGDPSADAVLREINGVHLSGEKVGQPLKLFTEMKPDGSTSGGCWIYCGVYADGVNQAARRKPGQEQSWVAPEWGWAWPANRRTLYNRAAADPDGKPWSERKAYVWWDSEQQRWTGHDVPDFPADRPPSYRPEPGTAGVAGLAGDDAFIMQSDGKAWLYAPEGILDGPLPAHYEPAESPVRNPMYRQQANPTRQVFPRPDNLQNPSPPEPHADVFPYLFTTYRLTEHHTAGGMSRWLPYLSELQPEFFCEVSPQLARERGLAHLGWATIVTARTAIEARVLVTERVTPLLIDGKQFHQIGLPYHWGVGGSALVSGDSANDLFGVTLDPNVHIQETKVASCDIRPGRRPTGPALLRFVADYRRRAGITVETGNTKRTPVDPMESAPSAAGPLDATGPTPAPPQED
- a CDS encoding type II toxin-antitoxin system VapC family toxin, yielding MIGYLDTSALVPLLITEPSSASCRRFFDDADTVVSSRLAYVETAAALAQARRLDRITTATHQAALRSLEDLWAQFDIVEADEALIGDAAELAHRHDLRGHDAVHCASARQLDDADLVAAAGDRQLLHAWSALGLATYDTTQR
- a CDS encoding TIGR03557 family F420-dependent LLM class oxidoreductase; translation: MTRFGYTLMTEQSGPKELVRYAVAAERAGFDFEVSSDHYFPWLESMGHAPYAWSVLGAVAHATERVDLMTYVTCPTMRYHPAVVAQKAATLGLLSDNRFTLGLGSGENLNEHVVGEGWPVAAVRQDMLAEAIQIIRALHTGELTTWVGEYFRVDSAKVWDCPDAGVPLAIAVSGVRSIAEFAPLADHMVGIEPDPELIRGWDQTRGDEGLPDSRKIGQIPICWGPDKDAAIARAHELFRWSVGGWAVNADLPTPAGFEGASQFVRPEDVAASIACGPDLDELAESARPFWEAGYTDIALVQVGDENQQEFLDKVAEPLLDKLRTASGS
- a CDS encoding type II toxin-antitoxin system prevent-host-death family antitoxin, which produces MDVGIKELRDSLSRHLADVRAGGTVTITDHGRAIARIVPVDRPSRLEQLIAEGRVTKAAGRKRPSPEPLPATGAVSDLVTEQRR
- a CDS encoding 4Fe-4S dicluster domain-containing protein, giving the protein MPSLSGPLDDPAADAGWQDAQPRKGFFTDTSVCIGCKACEVACKEWNDVPDDGFNLLGSSYDNTGSLSASTWRHVAFIEQPAKPAGNTGNTVSLGMPSTVRPGEAMSPDSAVDFRWLMSSDVCKHCTHAGCLDVCPTGSLFRTEFGTVVVQEDICNGCGYCVPACPFGVIDRRIGEQGQKNVGIAQKCTLCYDRIGAGNTPACAQACPTESIQYGDLDELRERAAARLSTLREQGVDSARLYGQSPDDGVGGAGAFFLLLDEPEVYGLPPDPVVPTRDLAQMWRHAALAAASLLAGAAAAFLGGRG